A region from the Stigmatella erecta genome encodes:
- a CDS encoding MerR family transcriptional regulator, which translates to MEAMDLLGLEDIERIERDHAGGLPASAILEIFRPCGVQLSEATFRKYVQAGLLPRSRRVGRKGKHQGSRGLYPVESVRRINAIKKMMAEGHTLEDIKRSFLFHKNHIDQLQRNLAEVLDGFQAELGDRPFGGAHRRVLEEELANLRSRAQDLVRDVARLGSAVTAHEDETGSSH; encoded by the coding sequence ATGGAAGCAATGGACTTACTGGGCCTTGAGGACATCGAGCGGATCGAGCGCGACCACGCGGGCGGACTGCCGGCGAGCGCCATCCTGGAGATCTTCCGTCCGTGCGGCGTTCAGCTGTCGGAGGCGACGTTCCGCAAGTACGTCCAGGCGGGATTGCTGCCGCGCAGCCGGCGGGTGGGCCGCAAGGGCAAGCACCAGGGCAGCCGGGGGCTCTACCCGGTGGAGTCCGTCCGGCGCATCAACGCCATCAAGAAGATGATGGCGGAGGGGCACACCCTGGAGGACATCAAGCGCTCATTTCTCTTCCACAAGAACCACATCGACCAGCTCCAGCGGAATCTGGCCGAGGTGCTTGACGGCTTCCAGGCCGAGCTGGGAGACCGCCCCTTTGGCGGGGCGCACCGGCGGGTGCTCGAGGAGGAGTTGGCAAACCTGAGGAGTCGCGCGCAGGATCTGGTCCGGGACGTGGCCCGGCTGGGCAGTGCCGTCACCGCGCACGAAGACGAAACGGGCAGTTCGCATTAG
- a CDS encoding serine/threonine protein kinase: MSLENYGNYQLVKRLALGGMAQIYLARRKGQDASAPLVVVKRILPHLAENLEFVRMFLDEARIAARLAHPNIVQLYDLGAQDDSFFLAMEYIHGDDVRRICKRAESLAHPLPVALACRIIIDACAGLDYAHKKVDPLGKPLGIVHRDVSPQNILVSFAGEVKVVDFGIAKAADQATVTRSGVLKGKYSYMSPEQAAGKRVDCRSDVFALGVVLYELITGTRLFKRTTDMQTLSAVSECHVTPPSEISPRVPVDLDAIVLKALAKDPDARYAEALQLQVALEAWLRKHPSASSSEDLSEFMQAVYAERLAREARTGQVAVEEELPAQGQRPSGETPRRPGGSASPSSKDVTRADRGEGGEAVELEATARSPGRSARPGRPAEPPVYDPDETDRQRPERRIVTPRALEVRRPEPTVSVQTRTEQEAHSLSVTDTTRAPSRRSPGAFPRWGWVMGLAAFLLVAGGTALLWVWLAPGLLAPETAHTVPAPVPAPPAPVPERPAPAPVPALVQLTLETKPADAVLFVDGQEQQGPRPVVIQAAQNQELEVRVSAPDYQSASRRVKVAAGPEQRELFVLSRPPRPSLPVVAAAPIKTSRGEEAAKAKVRFTVTPWARVSCNGRTLGTTPMMKEVTLPVGLYTCTFHNPDLNRSHAQSVEVKALTLNEVDVHF; the protein is encoded by the coding sequence GTGTCGCTCGAGAACTACGGCAATTATCAGCTCGTGAAACGGCTCGCCCTGGGCGGGATGGCGCAGATTTACCTCGCGCGCCGCAAGGGGCAGGACGCCTCGGCCCCCCTGGTGGTCGTCAAACGCATTCTTCCCCATCTGGCCGAGAATCTCGAGTTTGTCCGGATGTTCCTGGATGAGGCGCGGATCGCCGCGCGGCTGGCCCACCCGAACATCGTCCAGCTCTACGACTTGGGGGCGCAGGACGACAGCTTCTTCCTGGCCATGGAGTACATCCATGGGGACGACGTGCGGCGCATCTGCAAGCGTGCCGAGTCCCTGGCGCACCCGCTGCCGGTGGCGCTCGCCTGCCGCATCATCATCGACGCGTGCGCGGGGCTGGACTACGCGCACAAGAAGGTGGATCCGCTGGGCAAGCCGCTGGGCATCGTCCACCGGGATGTGTCGCCGCAGAACATCCTCGTGTCGTTCGCGGGCGAGGTGAAGGTGGTGGACTTTGGCATCGCCAAGGCGGCGGACCAGGCCACGGTGACGCGCTCGGGGGTGCTCAAGGGCAAGTACTCGTACATGTCCCCGGAGCAGGCGGCGGGCAAGCGGGTGGACTGCCGCAGCGATGTGTTCGCGCTGGGGGTGGTGCTCTACGAGCTGATCACCGGCACGCGCCTGTTCAAGCGCACCACGGACATGCAGACGTTGTCCGCGGTGTCCGAGTGCCACGTGACGCCGCCGTCGGAGATCAGCCCGCGCGTCCCGGTAGATCTGGATGCCATCGTCCTGAAGGCGCTCGCGAAGGATCCCGACGCGCGCTACGCCGAGGCGCTCCAGCTCCAGGTGGCGCTGGAGGCGTGGCTGCGCAAGCACCCCTCGGCGTCCTCCTCGGAGGACCTGTCGGAGTTCATGCAGGCGGTATACGCGGAGCGCCTGGCCCGAGAGGCCCGCACGGGGCAGGTGGCGGTGGAAGAGGAGCTGCCCGCGCAGGGGCAGCGCCCCTCGGGGGAGACGCCTCGCCGCCCGGGGGGGAGCGCGAGCCCCTCCTCGAAGGATGTCACCCGGGCGGACCGGGGCGAGGGGGGGGAGGCCGTGGAGCTGGAGGCCACGGCGCGCTCGCCGGGCCGTTCCGCCCGGCCGGGCCGTCCGGCCGAGCCGCCGGTGTATGATCCGGATGAGACGGACCGCCAGCGTCCCGAGCGGCGGATCGTCACGCCCCGGGCCCTGGAGGTGCGCCGCCCGGAGCCCACGGTCTCCGTCCAGACGCGCACGGAGCAAGAGGCGCACTCGTTGTCGGTGACGGACACGACGCGGGCGCCCTCGCGCCGCAGCCCGGGGGCGTTCCCGCGGTGGGGGTGGGTGATGGGCCTTGCCGCGTTCCTGCTCGTCGCGGGGGGCACGGCCCTGCTGTGGGTGTGGTTGGCGCCTGGGCTCCTGGCGCCCGAGACGGCGCACACCGTGCCCGCGCCCGTGCCGGCGCCCCCGGCGCCCGTCCCGGAGAGGCCCGCGCCCGCGCCCGTGCCCGCGCTCGTTCAGCTCACCCTGGAGACGAAGCCCGCCGATGCGGTGCTCTTCGTGGATGGCCAGGAGCAGCAGGGGCCGCGCCCGGTGGTGATCCAGGCCGCGCAGAATCAGGAGCTGGAGGTGCGGGTGTCGGCGCCGGACTACCAGAGCGCCAGCCGGCGCGTGAAGGTGGCGGCGGGCCCCGAGCAGCGGGAGCTGTTCGTGCTGTCACGCCCGCCGCGGCCTTCGCTCCCGGTGGTGGCGGCGGCGCCCATCAAGACCTCCCGCGGGGAGGAGGCCGCCAAGGCGAAGGTGCGCTTCACCGTCACGCCCTGGGCGAGGGTGTCCTGTAATGGGCGCACCCTGGGCACCACGCCCATGATGAAAGAAGTGACGCTGCCGGTGGGGTTGTACACGTGCACCTTCCATAACCCCGACCTGAACCGGTCTCACGCCCAGAGCGTCGAGGTGAAGGCGCTCACGCTCAATGAAGTGGACGTCCACTTCTAG
- a CDS encoding serine/threonine protein kinase, producing the protein MTLSAGAQIGKYIVRRKLAEGGMAEIYLCTAQGAEGFEKEVVIKQVRAFLASDPGFVEMFIAEARLASRLNHANVVQIFDFEKHEDTYYLAMEYVRGCTLWDLRKKCKEQREPMPPVLVAHIGVEVARGLHYAHRLRVNGEPLFLVHRDVTPHNVLLSFDGAVKLTDFGIAKAGNKLTSPGMLKGKFAYMSPEQSRGEHVDARTDVFALGIVLWEMLTGGRLFEGDSELAVLRAVQESAIAPPSRLNPEVPQELGDVVMKALRRDVSERYQTAAEFERALAQCVLNHAQSVDDTDVGAFLRRLFGGAPSQLLPAVAGRTPPAVAGAVPEEHPMPEPGVREPTAVMPGSPRRRGASPGSSGSQAAVSPDEDFLAPTHRVDRRASEGGAGEAPSRRPAEPLPAGRASPQDPMPPLAKPEGRGGAASSGRKGLWVGLGLGVLVAIAGAGGLALSREQAPPPAPEASEPPRVAGKPSAPPVKEPEAGGPVPPPGETSPGPSAPETAQAVPSPPATAPVAAEAAPPAAKPSSPPKGRLIVKATPYATVLVNGRSLGEVQSRKVFPLAPGSYQLTLVHPKKTRTESITIVSDGTVTREFRALAP; encoded by the coding sequence GTGACGCTCTCCGCTGGTGCCCAGATCGGCAAGTACATCGTCCGCCGGAAGCTCGCCGAGGGCGGGATGGCGGAGATCTACCTGTGCACCGCGCAGGGGGCGGAGGGCTTCGAGAAGGAAGTCGTCATCAAGCAGGTGCGCGCGTTCCTGGCGAGCGATCCGGGCTTCGTGGAGATGTTCATCGCGGAGGCGCGGCTGGCCTCGCGGCTCAACCACGCCAACGTGGTGCAGATCTTCGACTTCGAGAAGCACGAGGACACGTACTACCTGGCGATGGAGTACGTGCGGGGCTGCACGCTGTGGGACTTGCGCAAGAAGTGCAAGGAGCAGCGGGAGCCCATGCCGCCCGTGCTGGTGGCGCACATCGGCGTGGAGGTGGCGCGCGGGCTCCACTACGCGCACCGGCTCCGGGTGAACGGCGAGCCGCTCTTCCTGGTTCACCGGGATGTCACCCCGCACAACGTGCTGCTCTCGTTCGACGGGGCGGTGAAGCTCACCGACTTCGGCATCGCCAAGGCGGGCAACAAGCTCACCTCGCCGGGCATGCTCAAGGGCAAGTTCGCGTACATGTCCCCCGAGCAGTCCCGGGGCGAGCACGTGGATGCGCGCACGGATGTCTTCGCGCTCGGCATCGTGCTCTGGGAGATGCTCACCGGCGGGCGGCTGTTCGAAGGGGACTCGGAGCTCGCCGTGCTGCGCGCCGTCCAGGAGAGCGCCATCGCGCCGCCCTCGCGGCTCAACCCGGAGGTGCCGCAGGAACTGGGCGACGTGGTGATGAAGGCGCTCCGCCGGGACGTCTCGGAGCGCTACCAGACGGCGGCGGAGTTCGAGCGGGCGCTGGCCCAGTGTGTGCTGAACCATGCCCAGTCCGTGGACGACACGGACGTGGGGGCCTTTCTGCGGCGGCTCTTTGGCGGGGCGCCCTCCCAGCTCCTGCCGGCCGTCGCAGGCCGGACCCCGCCCGCCGTGGCTGGCGCCGTGCCGGAAGAGCACCCGATGCCCGAGCCGGGGGTTCGCGAGCCCACGGCCGTGATGCCGGGCTCTCCGCGCCGCCGGGGCGCGAGCCCGGGAAGTTCCGGGAGTCAGGCCGCGGTCTCGCCGGATGAGGACTTTCTCGCGCCCACGCACCGGGTAGACCGCCGGGCCTCGGAAGGGGGGGCAGGGGAGGCCCCCTCACGCCGGCCGGCCGAGCCGCTGCCCGCGGGGAGGGCTTCCCCTCAGGACCCGATGCCCCCGCTGGCGAAGCCCGAGGGGCGGGGAGGGGCAGCGTCTTCCGGGCGCAAGGGGCTGTGGGTGGGGCTCGGGCTGGGAGTCCTCGTGGCCATCGCGGGCGCAGGGGGCCTGGCCTTGTCTCGGGAGCAGGCCCCGCCGCCCGCGCCCGAGGCGTCCGAACCGCCGCGGGTGGCCGGGAAGCCTTCCGCTCCGCCCGTGAAGGAACCGGAAGCCGGGGGGCCCGTTCCCCCGCCGGGGGAGACGTCCCCGGGGCCTTCGGCTCCGGAAACCGCGCAGGCCGTGCCCTCCCCACCGGCGACAGCGCCCGTCGCGGCGGAAGCGGCGCCTCCTGCGGCCAAGCCCTCGTCCCCACCGAAGGGCCGCCTCATCGTCAAGGCGACGCCCTACGCCACGGTGCTGGTGAATGGGCGTTCCCTGGGCGAGGTGCAGAGCCGCAAGGTCTTCCCCCTGGCGCCCGGGAGCTACCAGCTCACGCTGGTGCACCCCAAGAAGACCAGGACCGAGTCCATCACCATCGTGTCCGATGGAACGGTGACCCGGGAGTTCCGCGCCCTGGCGCCCTGA
- a CDS encoding sigma factor-like helix-turn-helix DNA-binding protein encodes MSEVKQLEGEEEGAEEGKSAERRRSKTMSRKEMARDLRRRRLTGQVDPEESELLQNIDSQRPRTRADCVNGPRPCLFVSCKHNLYLDVNPETGSIKLNFPDKEITELEHTCALDVAEKGGITLEEVGEIMNLTRERIRQVETRGLMKLREATEAEPPVSARKP; translated from the coding sequence ATGTCGGAAGTGAAGCAGCTGGAGGGCGAGGAGGAGGGGGCGGAGGAGGGAAAGTCAGCGGAGCGCCGCCGCTCGAAGACCATGTCGCGCAAGGAGATGGCGCGGGATTTGCGGCGCCGCCGGTTGACGGGGCAGGTGGACCCGGAGGAGTCGGAGCTCCTCCAGAACATCGATTCCCAGCGCCCCCGTACCCGGGCGGACTGCGTGAACGGTCCCCGGCCGTGCCTGTTCGTCTCCTGTAAGCACAACCTCTACCTGGATGTGAACCCGGAGACGGGCTCCATCAAGCTCAACTTCCCGGACAAGGAAATCACCGAGCTGGAGCACACCTGTGCCCTGGACGTGGCGGAGAAGGGGGGCATCACCCTCGAAGAGGTGGGCGAAATCATGAACCTCACCCGCGAGCGCATCCGCCAGGTGGAGACGCGCGGGCTGATGAAGCTGCGCGAGGCGACCGAGGCCGAGCCGCCCGTGTCGGCCCGAAAGCCCTGA